A genome region from Streptomyces antimycoticus includes the following:
- a CDS encoding VOC family protein has protein sequence MSDTSLITHLRHIDVAMPNFAEQRRFYTELWGLTESHGDTGVSFLAAEGSPEQYVVRLREDAHKRTDLIAFGAADVADVDTLAARLMAQGVRLVHEPRAIDTPGGGYAVRFFDNEGRVVEVSADVAPRRHRTIEARESVPVRLSHVLMNSPTPEATVAWYIKYLGFRLSDTLCVGGRGEIMWFLRCNTIHHSFGIVRGPHAAFHHASFELRGVDEFMRGTGRMRRMGIERLWGPGRHRAGDNSFSYFLDRAGNTVEYTTELEVLDEDTWHPHLYDLRDPANADQWGTANEMDEFIAAKSHNDVAPGLFVAPPM, from the coding sequence ATGAGCGACACCAGCTTGATCACCCACCTGCGGCATATCGATGTCGCCATGCCGAACTTCGCCGAGCAACGCCGGTTCTACACCGAACTGTGGGGACTGACCGAATCCCACGGCGACACCGGCGTCTCGTTCCTGGCCGCCGAAGGCTCCCCGGAGCAGTACGTGGTGCGACTGCGCGAGGACGCCCATAAGCGCACCGACCTCATCGCCTTCGGCGCTGCCGATGTGGCGGACGTCGACACCCTGGCCGCGCGGCTGATGGCACAGGGCGTACGGCTGGTGCACGAACCCCGGGCCATCGACACCCCCGGGGGCGGCTATGCGGTGCGCTTCTTCGACAACGAGGGCCGGGTCGTCGAGGTTTCGGCCGATGTCGCTCCGCGTCGGCACCGCACGATCGAGGCCCGCGAGTCCGTCCCCGTCCGCCTGTCGCATGTGCTGATGAACTCGCCCACGCCCGAAGCCACGGTGGCCTGGTACATCAAGTACCTCGGGTTCCGGCTGTCGGACACCCTGTGTGTTGGTGGCCGCGGTGAGATCATGTGGTTCCTGCGGTGCAACACCATCCACCACAGCTTCGGCATCGTGCGGGGGCCGCACGCGGCGTTCCACCATGCCTCCTTCGAGCTGCGCGGGGTCGACGAGTTCATGCGGGGCACCGGCCGGATGCGACGTATGGGCATTGAGCGCCTGTGGGGCCCGGGTCGGCATCGCGCCGGGGACAACTCCTTCAGCTACTTCCTCGACCGGGCCGGCAACACCGTGGAGTACACCACCGAGCTGGAGGTCCTGGACGAGGACACCTGGCATCCGCACCTCTACGACCTGCGCGACCCCGCCAACGCCGACCAGTGGGGCACCGCGAATGAGATGGACGAGTTCATCGCCGCCAAGTCCCATAACGACGTCGCCCCCGGGCTGTTCGTCGCCCCGCCCATGTGA
- a CDS encoding helix-turn-helix transcriptional regulator — protein MTRSENPVDLLNAATRLFGGSITTSPLAGLGSGDHELRGVAAHDFAVGFFASPLDVRVAAAPGRRSYFVNLGVSGEIAASRGALRATLDKATAGVVNPGDTQELRPLGSRTRFLGLRIDAALVDQEFAALTGHPPVSTVRFDFALDLARPKGRAVRLLVRSLIEQLDSGDPLFHRAELQRSQLRCIVTALLLAQPHTHTGELWDSPRPGHPRFLRAALAFIESNLTERISLGGIADAAQCSPRTISSAFRERFGLPPLAYVRNLRLARIREDILTSTDPVGVIAYRWGITHLGRFAGEYRDRFGELPSATAARR, from the coding sequence ATGACCCGATCCGAGAACCCCGTCGACCTGCTCAATGCCGCCACCCGGCTGTTCGGCGGTTCGATCACCACGTCACCGCTGGCCGGCCTGGGCAGCGGGGACCACGAACTGCGCGGCGTCGCCGCCCACGACTTCGCGGTCGGCTTTTTCGCCTCGCCCCTGGACGTACGTGTCGCCGCGGCGCCGGGCCGACGCTCGTATTTCGTCAACCTCGGTGTGTCCGGTGAGATCGCGGCATCCCGCGGCGCCCTGAGGGCGACCCTCGACAAGGCGACCGCGGGAGTCGTGAACCCCGGAGACACCCAGGAGCTGCGGCCACTGGGCAGCCGGACGCGATTCCTGGGGCTGCGGATCGACGCCGCGCTGGTCGACCAGGAATTCGCCGCGCTGACCGGCCACCCGCCGGTCTCCACCGTGCGCTTCGACTTCGCCCTGGATCTGGCCCGGCCCAAGGGCCGGGCGGTTCGGCTGCTGGTCCGCTCCCTCATCGAACAGCTGGACTCGGGGGATCCCCTGTTCCACCGTGCCGAGCTGCAGCGCAGCCAACTGCGGTGCATTGTCACCGCCCTGCTCCTGGCGCAGCCGCACACCCACACCGGCGAACTGTGGGACAGCCCTCGCCCCGGCCACCCGCGTTTCCTGCGCGCCGCCCTCGCCTTCATCGAATCGAACCTCACCGAGCGCATCAGTCTCGGTGGCATCGCCGACGCCGCGCAGTGCAGCCCGCGGACCATCAGCTCCGCGTTCCGTGAACGGTTCGGGCTGCCTCCGCTGGCCTACGTACGCAACCTGCGGCTGGCTCGGATCCGTGAGGACATCCTCACCTCCACCGACCCCGTCGGGGTGATCGCCTACCGATGGGGCATCACCCATCTGGGCCGCTTCGCCGGCGAGTACCGCGACCGCTTCGGCGAACTGCCCTCGGCCACTGCGGCCCGTAGGTAG